A stretch of the Bartonella henselae str. Houston-1 genome encodes the following:
- a CDS encoding phage terminase large subunit family protein, with amino-acid sequence MDDNAVEEFFANANDARQPDPPYTVSQWADKNRYLSTVASAEPGLWRTKRTPYLREIMDNLSSHKPIETTIVMKGAQVGMSEAGLNFCGYAIHYSPGPALYVMPTVETAKKLSKTRLDPMIMASPVLSERIAPARARDSGNTMFSKEFDGGALMLTGANSAAGLRSMPIRYLILDEVDAYPLSVDNEGDPVMIAEKRTSTFVQRKIFKLSTPTHRDTSRIAKDFVLGDQRYYNVPCDACGVLQPIVWSQIKWPKGAPEKAVFVCTHCGHEHAEHRKTDLMCEERGACWVPTSESSRPNLRSYHISALYSPWLTWGECAREFLNAKDDPALLQPFVNTVLGEPWEDRTGEVVDPDSLYAKREEYPLAPEQAVVLTAGIDVQNDRLELEVVGWGRSEESWHIDYQVILGDPSSFEVWDQLDEYLAKRWPHPGYKEGIRITAACIDTGGGHTQAVYNYVRPREGRRIWGIKGQAGWRAVWPRRPSKNNKGQINLYIVGVDAAKDIITARFKKSGPEATGAGATHFHKSLDQEYFDQLTAERKVIKYFKGFKRIEWQKSEKARNEALDCRVYAYAALQGLISAGINLNREVDILEERLEKLKIEGALEQPTSEHPPSPSPRRSQTTQPKKKPFRTVISPYMRGDWR; translated from the coding sequence ATGGATGACAATGCAGTCGAAGAATTTTTCGCCAATGCCAATGATGCAAGACAACCGGACCCACCGTATACGGTTTCGCAATGGGCGGACAAGAATAGATACCTTAGCACCGTAGCAAGTGCTGAACCTGGATTGTGGAGAACAAAACGCACCCCCTATTTGCGTGAAATCATGGATAACCTTTCCTCTCACAAACCGATTGAAACAACCATTGTCATGAAAGGAGCGCAGGTTGGCATGTCAGAGGCAGGATTGAACTTCTGTGGTTATGCTATTCATTATAGTCCTGGACCTGCCCTTTATGTCATGCCCACGGTTGAGACAGCCAAGAAGCTTTCAAAGACGCGGCTTGATCCCATGATTATGGCAAGCCCAGTTTTAAGTGAACGCATTGCCCCAGCGCGAGCACGTGACAGCGGTAATACCATGTTTTCAAAAGAGTTTGATGGTGGTGCATTGATGCTTACAGGAGCAAACAGTGCGGCTGGTTTGCGTTCTATGCCTATTCGTTATCTGATTTTGGATGAAGTGGATGCTTATCCTCTCAGTGTCGATAACGAAGGTGATCCGGTGATGATTGCAGAAAAGCGCACTTCAACCTTTGTGCAGAGAAAGATTTTTAAATTGTCTACACCCACCCACCGTGACACAAGCCGTATTGCTAAGGATTTTGTGCTAGGAGACCAGCGATATTACAACGTCCCTTGTGATGCGTGTGGTGTTTTACAACCCATTGTTTGGTCACAAATTAAATGGCCAAAAGGCGCCCCTGAAAAAGCTGTTTTTGTTTGTACGCATTGTGGTCATGAACATGCCGAGCACCGAAAAACAGATCTCATGTGTGAAGAAAGAGGTGCATGCTGGGTCCCAACCAGTGAGTCAAGCAGACCCAATTTGCGTTCTTATCATATTTCGGCACTTTATTCTCCTTGGCTTACATGGGGGGAATGCGCAAGAGAGTTTTTAAATGCCAAGGATGATCCAGCTCTTCTACAGCCTTTTGTCAATACAGTGCTTGGAGAGCCATGGGAGGACAGAACAGGCGAAGTTGTTGATCCAGACAGCCTCTATGCAAAACGCGAAGAGTATCCCCTTGCACCAGAACAAGCCGTCGTGTTGACAGCAGGCATTGATGTGCAAAATGACCGTTTAGAGCTTGAAGTGGTGGGATGGGGGCGTAGTGAAGAAAGTTGGCATATTGATTATCAAGTTATCCTTGGTGATCCCTCTTCTTTTGAAGTGTGGGACCAATTGGATGAATATCTTGCAAAGCGCTGGCCACATCCAGGCTATAAAGAGGGGATTAGGATAACAGCGGCTTGTATTGATACCGGTGGTGGACACACACAGGCGGTTTATAATTATGTACGCCCGCGTGAGGGGCGGCGTATCTGGGGGATTAAAGGACAGGCGGGATGGCGTGCGGTATGGCCACGCCGACCAAGCAAAAACAATAAAGGACAGATTAATCTTTATATTGTTGGGGTTGATGCAGCGAAAGATATCATTACAGCACGGTTTAAGAAATCGGGTCCTGAAGCAACGGGGGCTGGTGCAACACACTTTCATAAAAGCCTTGACCAGGAATATTTTGACCAGCTAACCGCTGAAAGAAAAGTCATTAAATATTTTAAAGGTTTCAAGCGTATTGAATGGCAAAAAAGTGAAAAGGCAAGAAATGAAGCCTTGGACTGTAGAGTCTATGCTTATGCTGCTTTACAAGGTCTGATTTCGGCAGGAATAAACCTTAATCGAGAAGTCGATATCTTAGAAGAGCGTTTGGAAAAACTTAAAATTGAAGGTGCTTTAGAGCAGCCAACATCAGAACATCCTCCCTCTCCTTCTCCAAGAAGATCTCAGACAACACAGCCTAAAAAGAAGCCATTCAGAACAGTGATAAGTCCTTATATGCGAGGGGACTGGAGGTAA
- a CDS encoding type II toxin-antitoxin system RelE/ParE family toxin has translation MIHKRTNEGDLVIESFADKRCKDLLEGNPPKGFPTTLVRIVQRKLFMLDKAVDLKDLRSPPGNRLEALKGERKGQYSIRINDQFRICFEWRSNGAYEVEIVDYH, from the coding sequence ATGATACATAAAAGAACGAATGAAGGTGACTTGGTAATTGAATCTTTTGCGGATAAGCGGTGTAAAGATCTTTTAGAAGGCAATCCACCTAAAGGTTTTCCCACAACTCTCGTGCGTATAGTCCAACGAAAATTATTTATGCTGGATAAAGCAGTTGATCTCAAAGATTTACGCAGTCCTCCGGGTAATCGTTTAGAGGCATTGAAAGGAGAGCGTAAAGGTCAATATTCTATTCGTATTAATGACCAGTTTCGCATTTGTTTTGAGTGGCGTTCTAATGGTGCCTATGAAGTTGAAATCGTCGATTATCATTGA
- the ssb gene encoding single-stranded DNA-binding protein — MLNKVMLIGYLGDDPESKTITSGAEVVNFRMATSESYMNKNTYQKVEKTEWHSVVVFNPHFAKIALQYLHKGSKVYIEGKLQTRKWQDKNGHDRYTTEIVLPQYKGELHLLDAKKEQSEHPSPITSQNYAIASGAQDHSTALNDGVPF; from the coding sequence ATGCTCAATAAAGTGATGTTAATTGGCTATTTAGGAGATGATCCTGAGAGCAAAACGATAACTTCTGGTGCTGAGGTGGTCAATTTTCGTATGGCAACCTCTGAAAGCTATATGAATAAAAATACGTACCAAAAAGTAGAAAAAACAGAATGGCATTCCGTAGTGGTTTTTAATCCGCATTTTGCAAAAATAGCACTTCAGTATCTACACAAAGGTTCAAAGGTTTACATAGAAGGCAAATTACAAACCCGTAAATGGCAAGATAAAAACGGTCATGACCGTTACACAACAGAGATTGTCCTGCCACAATATAAAGGCGAGTTGCATTTACTTGATGCAAAGAAAGAGCAATCTGAACACCCCTCACCCATTACTTCTCAAAATTATGCTATTGCCTCAGGTGCTCAAGATCATAGCACAGCTCTTAATGATGGCGTCCCATTCTGA
- a CDS encoding phage portal protein: protein MAGFFNKLTGFFTISRQHNPPFEAASKSRRMGGFDPAKKHINKAIEECGDTIVARSRWLYDNESLYGSATEEWVSAAVSDGIKPYPRIEGFQEEKKKLLDLWWQWVDEADYDEDANFYGLQATIAREVFLTGECFVRLHYVDLYGRSGVPFQLQIYPTEMLDLTYNGPAETEGNYIRMGIEFNASGKRVAYHFWEHHPYDDCPANRAFKSQDRIRVPAEMVLHIKERRIAGQLRGSPKITRSMTKIFQLESYDDAELDRKRTAALFAVFITGKESHDAALEENREQTRLPKKPEEAADVDKIYPGSVNMVDGEKQITFSTPVEVGGSYEAFQFRNILKICSALNMPYAVVTGDVTRGNFSNVRTSIIQFRRHVKQWREHIIAFQFNRIVWERFVEMAVLSGRVHLPGWEENPLPWLQCESFAPPLEMIDPNKDISAEKEEIRAGLKTRRMALAERGFDIDSIHAELEEEHTDARARGLSFDTDMAASSGDNQIIDTTDSDPSETYESNQGSEAHKNGE, encoded by the coding sequence ATGGCTGGCTTTTTCAATAAACTCACAGGCTTTTTTACAATTTCTCGTCAACATAATCCGCCTTTTGAAGCTGCAAGCAAAAGCCGTCGCATGGGTGGTTTTGATCCCGCAAAAAAACATATCAATAAAGCAATTGAAGAATGCGGTGATACCATTGTTGCCCGTTCAAGATGGCTTTATGACAATGAATCTCTTTATGGATCTGCAACGGAGGAATGGGTCTCTGCGGCTGTGAGTGATGGGATTAAACCTTATCCTCGTATTGAAGGTTTTCAAGAAGAAAAGAAAAAGCTTTTAGACTTATGGTGGCAATGGGTTGATGAAGCAGACTACGATGAAGATGCCAACTTTTATGGTCTACAAGCAACGATTGCACGAGAGGTTTTTTTAACCGGAGAATGTTTTGTCAGGCTGCATTATGTTGACCTTTATGGGCGCTCTGGTGTGCCGTTTCAATTGCAAATTTATCCCACCGAAATGCTGGACCTTACCTACAATGGACCTGCTGAAACTGAAGGCAATTACATTCGTATGGGGATTGAGTTTAATGCAAGTGGCAAGCGTGTTGCTTATCATTTCTGGGAACATCATCCCTATGATGATTGCCCTGCAAACAGAGCCTTTAAGAGCCAAGACCGCATACGTGTGCCTGCTGAAATGGTCCTTCATATCAAAGAGCGCCGTATCGCAGGACAATTACGCGGTTCTCCCAAAATAACGCGCTCTATGACAAAGATCTTTCAACTCGAATCCTATGACGATGCAGAACTTGATCGAAAAAGGACAGCGGCTCTTTTTGCAGTGTTTATTACAGGAAAGGAATCTCATGATGCGGCATTAGAGGAGAATCGTGAACAAACGAGGCTCCCAAAGAAGCCTGAAGAGGCAGCTGACGTGGATAAAATTTACCCTGGCTCGGTCAACATGGTGGATGGCGAAAAACAAATTACATTTTCAACCCCTGTTGAGGTTGGAGGTTCTTATGAGGCTTTCCAATTTCGCAATATTTTAAAAATTTGCTCGGCTCTCAATATGCCTTATGCCGTTGTTACTGGAGACGTTACGCGCGGTAATTTTTCCAATGTGCGAACTTCTATCATTCAGTTTAGACGGCATGTCAAACAATGGCGTGAACATATCATTGCCTTTCAGTTTAACCGCATTGTTTGGGAACGTTTTGTTGAAATGGCAGTACTTTCTGGACGCGTTCACTTACCCGGATGGGAAGAAAATCCCTTGCCATGGCTTCAATGTGAAAGCTTTGCACCACCCCTTGAAATGATTGATCCAAACAAGGATATTTCGGCAGAAAAAGAAGAAATCCGTGCAGGCTTGAAAACACGACGCATGGCACTGGCCGAGCGCGGCTTTGATATCGACAGCATTCATGCCGAACTTGAGGAAGAACACACAGATGCTCGTGCACGCGGTTTATCTTTTGATACGGATATGGCGGCATCCTCT
- a CDS encoding type II toxin-antitoxin system HicB family antitoxin has translation MKRFFALVHKDEDSAFGVQFPDFEGLFSAADEEENLIINATEALQLYCEDMDTVPVPLKFEEVIQQKAVKKALSEGAFLIQVPFIENDSEVVRTNISIERGLLRAIDNCAQERGLTRSAFLATAARHELNI, from the coding sequence ATGAAAAGATTTTTTGCTCTTGTTCATAAAGATGAGGATTCTGCTTTTGGTGTTCAATTTCCTGATTTTGAAGGTCTATTCTCTGCTGCTGATGAAGAAGAAAATCTTATCATAAATGCAACCGAAGCTTTGCAACTTTACTGTGAAGATATGGATACAGTGCCTGTTCCTTTAAAATTTGAAGAAGTGATACAACAGAAAGCTGTCAAAAAAGCTTTGTCAGAAGGAGCTTTTTTAATACAAGTTCCTTTTATTGAAAATGATTCAGAAGTCGTACGTACAAATATATCAATTGAACGAGGGCTTTTGCGTGCAATTGATAATTGTGCACAAGAGAGAGGGTTAACAAGATCTGCTTTTTTGGCAACAGCAGCCCGTCACGAGCTTAATATTTAG
- a CDS encoding HigA family addiction module antitoxin: MKNYIAIHPGEILREEYLKEYALSAYALAKALNVPRTRIERIVAENSRITPDTALRLASFFDTTAEFWLNMQAAYDVSVLQAEKADEFSKISKFECRV, from the coding sequence ATGAAAAATTATATTGCTATTCATCCCGGAGAAATTTTACGGGAAGAATATTTAAAAGAATATGCTCTCTCTGCTTATGCTCTTGCCAAAGCCTTGAATGTTCCACGCACTCGGATAGAACGGATTGTAGCAGAAAATAGTCGGATAACTCCTGATACAGCACTACGATTAGCCTCTTTTTTTGATACAACAGCTGAATTCTGGCTCAACATGCAAGCTGCTTACGATGTCAGTGTCTTACAAGCTGAAAAAGCAGATGAATTTTCCAAAATTAGTAAATTTGAATGTAGAGTTTAA
- a CDS encoding phage antirepressor Ant, with protein MAQYLIDIHKTTIDGDIVQTVNARELHTFLEVGKDFSTWIKDRINKYNLLENQDYLVFTNFGENLQGGRPSKDYHLTLNVAKELSMVENNKKGREARLYFIECERRLKQAATLQIETPQVDYSKPEVLRGVLNHLQSQIEQKDHVIAELAPKAEALEGLKRSDGLFGLIEAAKMLEVRPKDLTDYLRKHDWVYRRAPSGPLLPYQDKIKKGFMDCPAITIQRPDGTEKVLPSTKITPKGLACLREQIHGGVQ; from the coding sequence ATGGCACAATATTTAATCGACATACACAAAACTACGATTGATGGTGATATCGTTCAGACAGTAAATGCACGTGAGTTACATACATTCTTAGAAGTAGGTAAAGATTTTTCTACTTGGATTAAAGATCGCATCAACAAATATAATTTATTAGAAAATCAGGATTATTTAGTTTTCACCAATTTTGGGGAAAACCTCCAAGGTGGTCGTCCCTCTAAAGATTATCACCTCACCTTAAATGTAGCCAAAGAACTTTCTATGGTGGAGAACAATAAGAAAGGTAGAGAAGCTCGTTTATACTTTATTGAGTGTGAAAGACGGTTAAAACAAGCAGCTACTTTACAGATAGAAACACCACAAGTTGACTATTCTAAACCCGAAGTGTTGCGTGGTGTCTTGAATCACCTACAAAGCCAAATTGAGCAGAAAGATCATGTGATTGCTGAATTAGCGCCAAAAGCAGAAGCTTTGGAAGGCTTAAAACGTTCGGATGGGCTGTTCGGTCTTATCGAAGCAGCGAAGATGCTTGAAGTACGTCCAAAAGATTTAACCGATTACTTACGTAAACACGATTGGGTCTATCGACGTGCTCCGAGTGGCCCACTGTTACCTTATCAAGATAAGATAAAGAAAGGTTTTATGGACTGTCCTGCTATCACCATTCAAAGACCGGATGGTACAGAAAAGGTGCTCCCTTCAACAAAAATTACACCAAAAGGATTAGCTTGTTTGAGAGAACAAATCCATGGAGGTGTGCAATGA
- a CDS encoding type II toxin-antitoxin system RelB/DinJ family antitoxin: MATSRMVQARVPEEIQNVASQVIQASGLTVSDVVRVLMTRIAQDKAIPSVLFQPNAETIAAFAEVDEGNLKKFHSVDELFDDLYADD; the protein is encoded by the coding sequence ATGGCTACCAGTCGCATGGTTCAAGCACGTGTACCGGAAGAAATTCAAAATGTCGCTAGTCAAGTTATTCAAGCTTCAGGTTTGACAGTGAGTGATGTTGTGAGGGTATTGATGACTCGTATCGCGCAAGATAAAGCTATTCCATCTGTTTTGTTTCAACCCAATGCAGAAACCATAGCAGCTTTTGCTGAAGTTGATGAAGGCAACTTAAAAAAGTTTCATTCCGTAGACGAATTATTTGATGATCTTTATGCGGACGATTGA
- a CDS encoding phage antirepressor Ant produces MNTLIPISEQTVGQETVQTVNARDLHAFLEVKTSFKDWIIRRIQDCKFKEGYDFCSFLSESSGGRPSKEYHITLDMAKHLSMIERNDKGHEARQYFNFLFDNMSVLCLLSNQVPQKHLKYTAGRLPKQSLLRTLKALTHYMLVAYKWLVGCGYAIQYPRGESVTTDCVPCF; encoded by the coding sequence ATGAATACTCTTATTCCGATATCGGAACAAACTGTTGGACAGGAAACTGTTCAAACTGTTAACGCACGTGATTTGCATGCGTTTTTAGAAGTAAAAACCAGCTTTAAAGACTGGATTATCAGACGTATTCAAGACTGTAAATTTAAAGAAGGATATGACTTTTGCTCTTTTTTGAGCGAAAGTTCAGGTGGGCGTCCTTCTAAAGAATACCACATTACCTTAGACATGGCTAAACACCTTTCCATGATCGAACGTAATGATAAAGGACATGAAGCTCGTCAATATTTTAATTTTTTGTTTGACAACATGTCAGTATTATGTCTATTGTCGAATCAGGTGCCTCAAAAACACCTTAAATACACAGCGGGTAGATTGCCGAAACAATCTCTTCTCCGCACATTAAAGGCTTTGACTCATTATATGCTTGTGGCATATAAATGGCTTGTCGGGTGTGGTTATGCTATACAATACCCTCGCGGGGAAAGCGTAACGACGGACTGTGTACCGTGTTTTTGA
- a CDS encoding phage head-tail joining protein — MRTDLNQVNSKTDRLESLKRRREQIEEALYSGAQSVRHGDKQVSNRSVEELRRALEMINTQIADLEGRKGSRVFYLNISRGY, encoded by the coding sequence ATGCGCACAGACTTGAACCAAGTAAACAGCAAAACTGACAGACTGGAAAGTTTAAAAAGGCGGCGAGAACAAATTGAAGAGGCTCTTTATTCGGGAGCGCAATCAGTGCGTCACGGCGATAAGCAAGTCAGCAACCGCTCTGTTGAGGAACTGCGCAGAGCTCTTGAAATGATCAATACGCAAATAGCGGACCTTGAAGGACGCAAAGGTTCACGTGTTTTTTATTTAAATATCTCTAGGGGCTATTAA
- a CDS encoding type II toxin-antitoxin system YafQ family toxin yields MRTIERTTIFKRDFKREMKGQHRHLLDTDLRKVIAALANDQPLEIRYRDHALTGNWSNYRDCHIRPDLVLIYRLIGQDRLVLVRLGSHSQLDL; encoded by the coding sequence ATGCGGACGATTGAACGTACGACTATCTTCAAACGTGATTTCAAGCGTGAGATGAAAGGACAACATCGGCATCTTTTAGATACTGATTTACGCAAAGTCATCGCAGCATTAGCAAACGATCAACCTTTAGAGATACGGTACCGTGATCATGCATTGACTGGAAATTGGAGTAATTACCGAGATTGTCATATTCGACCTGATCTAGTGTTGATTTATCGCTTGATTGGTCAAGATAGGCTAGTTTTAGTGCGTCTTGGTTCTCATTCACAACTTGATCTTTAA
- a CDS encoding phage antirepressor Ant, translating to MTLIKISEQVIDQETVQTVNARDLHAFLGITSKFADWIKNRIKECKFLENINFITLSKNLENGGKVKEYHITLDMAKHLSMIERNDKGHEARQYFNFLFDNMSVLCLLSNQVPKKHLEYTADRLPKQSLFRALKALTRCRLNAYNDFVGCGYAIQYPFGKSITTDCVPCFLAPGTLLECH from the coding sequence ATGACTCTCATTAAAATATCAGAACAGGTTATTGATCAGGAAACTGTTCAAACCGTCAATGCTCGTGATTTGCATGCATTTTTGGGAATCACATCAAAGTTTGCAGACTGGATTAAAAATCGCATTAAAGAATGTAAGTTTTTGGAAAACATAAACTTTATAACGCTTTCTAAAAATTTAGAAAACGGTGGAAAGGTAAAAGAATACCACATTACCTTAGACATGGCTAAACACCTTTCCATGATCGAACGTAATGATAAAGGACATGAAGCTCGTCAATATTTTAATTTTTTGTTTGACAACATGTCAGTATTATGTCTATTGTCGAATCAGGTGCCTAAGAAACACCTTGAATACACAGCGGATAGATTGCCGAAACAATCTCTTTTCCGCGCATTAAAGGCTTTGACTCGTTGTAGGTTAAACGCATATAATGATTTTGTCGGGTGTGGTTATGCTATACAATACCCTTTTGGGAAAAGTATAACGACGGACTGTGTACCGTGTTTCTTAGCACCCGGCACTCTTTTGGAGTGTCATTAA